In one window of Balaenoptera musculus isolate JJ_BM4_2016_0621 chromosome 10, mBalMus1.pri.v3, whole genome shotgun sequence DNA:
- the C10H12orf73 gene encoding protein BRAWNIN, translating into MPAGVSWTSYLKMFAASLLAMCAGAEVVHRYYRPDLTIPEIPPKPGELKTELLGLKERQHEPQNSSLPRTL; encoded by the exons ATGCCCGCGGGCGTGTCCTGGACGTCCTACCTGAAAATGTTCGCCGCCAGCCTCCTGGCCATGTGCGCCGGCGCGGAGGTGGTGCACCGGTACTACCGGCCGGACCTG acaATACCTGAAATTCCACCAAAGCCTGGAGAACTCAAAACAGAGCTTTTGGGACTGAAGGAGAGACAACATGAACCTCAAAATTCATCTCTGCCAAGAACTCTGTGA